A single genomic interval of Cucumis sativus cultivar 9930 chromosome 7, Cucumber_9930_V3, whole genome shotgun sequence harbors:
- the LOC101219721 gene encoding probable inactive nicotinamidase At3g16190 produces MTDQWKRTALLVIDMQTDFFDEHSAFAVPGASTIIPSVSNAIEIARNRGLFIIWVVREHDGEGRDVERFRRHYYGNGKPNPSVKGSKGAELVEGLEIKEGEYKLVKTRFSAFFNTNLHSLLQGAGITDLVVCGVQTPNCIRQTVFDAVALDYHSITLLYDATAAATPKIHHDNTTDMENVGVVVKRVDQWGEV; encoded by the exons ATGACGGATCAATGGAAACGCACTGCTCTTCTTGTTATCGACATGCAG ACAGATTTCTTTGACGAACACTCCGCCTTCGCTGTACCAGGAGCCTCCACCATAATACCAAGCGTCTCCAATGCTATCGAAATCGCAAGGAATCGCGGGTTGTTCATCATTTGG GTTGTTCGAGAACATGATGGTGAAGGACGAGATGTTGAACGATTTCGCCGTCATTACTATGGGAATGGGAAGCCGAATCCTAGTGTGAAAGGGAGCAAAGGGGCTGAGTTAGTAGAAGGGCttgaaattaaagaaggaGAATATAAATTGGTTAAAACTAGGTTCAGTGCCttttttaatactaatttaCATTCTCTTCTTCAAGGGGCGGGTATCACTGATTTGGTTGTTTGTG GTGTTCAAACCCCAAACTGTATCAGACAGACTGTTTTTGATGCTGTAGCTTTGGATTACCATTCTATCACTCTTCTTTATGATGCTACTGCAGCTGCTACTCCCAAAATTCATCATG ATAATACCACTGACATGGAGAACGTGGGAGTTGTGGTGAAGAGAGTTGATCAATGGGGGGAAGTCTGA